TCTACAGATTAACAAAGTACTATTTATATTTGCAGACACAACCTTTGCTTGCCtcaatatttctccttttttttctttttttttttccccagggtaCAATATAGAACTATGATAGCAACCGGAGGAGTCATAACAGGACTGGCTGCCTTAAAAAGGCAAGACTCTGCCAGATCTCAGCAGCATGTAAATCTTGCCGCAGCACCAGCTTCTGAGGAGAAGAAACCAGTTAGACGCCGGCCCAGGGCAGATGTAGTAATTGTCAGGGGCAAAATCCGTCTCTATTCTCCATCGGGATTCTTCCTTGTTTTGGGAGTGCTTATCGCATTCCTGGGAATCGCAATGGCCATCCTTGGATACTGGCCCCAAAAGGAACAGCTTTTAGGATCTGAAGATCATCTATCTGTAAATGAAACCCAGGTCCTGAGAAGCCAAGGAAGCATTTTACTTCGTTTCTTTGAACAGCACGTGCACTCTGATAAGATGAAAATGCTGGGCCCTTTTACTATGGGCATTGgaatcttcatttttatttgtgcaaATGCCATTCTGCATGAAAACCGtgacaaggaaacaaaaatcatACACATGAGAGACATATACTCCACTGTAATAGACATCCACACCCTGAGGATCAAGGAacaaaagcagctgagcagTGCTTTCACTGGCTTGTTGGGGGAAGGAGAACTCAGGCACAGCGGGAGCTCATGTGCGTCACGGCTGGCTGCGAACACGGTTGCATCTTTCTCTGGCTTCAAGAGCAGTTTTAGAATGGATAGTTCTGCTGAAGAAGATGAGATTACCCTAAATGAAGATAGGACTGCCGGTAGCCTCCTGCCACCTCTGCTGACTGAGCAATCTGGTTCAGTCTTTGGACTTTACCCTCACTCCAGCAAGGCTTCAGATGACAAAAACACTAGCTCTATAAAGTGTGAAACAAAATCCATTGTATCATCTTCCATTAGTGCTTTCACACTGCCAGTAATTAAACTGAATAACTGTGTTATTGATGAGCCCAGTATAGACAACATAACCGAGGACTCGGAGATCACTAGGAGTCGGTCTAGAAATCTGTCGATGGATTCTCTGCCCATTCCACTAACTGATACCAATGAATCCTACAGACCGGCCGCTACCGTGCTGCCACGACACAATTCCTTTGTGGACACCCCATCTGATCAGTTCAAGTCTTCTATGACTCTCGGACCAAGCACGGGAAAGCTTTTATCCCCTGGCGCTGCCAGAAAACAGTTTGGGTCCAACACATCTTTGCATCTTCTGTCTTCACACTCGAAGTCCCTGGACTTGGACAGGGGTCCGTCTACGCTCACTGTCCAAGCTGAACAGAGGAAACACcccagctggcccagactggaTCGGAGCAACAGTAAAGGATATATGAAACTCGAAAACAAAGAGGATCCGATGGATAGGTTACTTGTGCCACAAGCAGCAGTCAAGAAAGACTTTACTAATAAGGAGAAGCTTCTTATGATATCGAGATCTCATAATAATTTGAGTTTTGAACATGATGAGTTTTTGAGTAACAACCTAAAGCGGGGAACTTCTGAAAcaagattttaatatttaaattgcaGTTTACAAGATGtcatacagtattttttaaaaaaacattttgacaagcatttccttttcagtgaGACTAGTACAAGCCTGTTTTTAACCAAATGCTTAATGGCCCATTAAAATTGGCATGTGTGAACAGAGATCTTCACCTTTGTAATGCCAAGAGTTTTTTGTCTTAGTAACATACAGCTGCAATACTGTACACTGTTGTTGCTCAGAGAGTTTTGGTACGACTGATTCCAGTTTTTCCCaagtcattttttcttttgttctgtatAAGCATGTTACTTTTTATCAATTTGACTCCAGAAGCctgcattaggaaaaaagctgcatttaCCTATAAGTTCTGTTTATTTAATGACTGCAAGAGTCTAGAAACAGTGCTTGCGGTCTAGAATGGGAAGTGAGCAGGAGCACATACTGGAATTGTCAAATCCAGGCCTTTATCCTAGGTGTTGTCTTTCACATACGGTACATCTCGGTAACTACAATCTTGCCATTGTCATTGTGAGAAACTTGTTTACATATTGGGGTGGGTGGATAGAAAAGAGTGGgtattattaaaaacatttttgtgaattCATTGTAATTGGTCGAGTTGAATACCAGTGTTGTGAATATTAACTATGCTTTGTACAATAATCTTTCTACATCCATTGTAATTTAATCCTGTAATTCTGGGAAAACTTATATAAAGTAAGAAATCGGAAAATTTGTCTGGGATTAGTTCTCTAAATCACTTTGATTGGCagcaggtttaaaataaaaatatacagattCAATTAAAATCATAGGAATATGATGAATGCCAACAGAATTTTAGAAACCCGGTGTATAATAAGATGATATTGTGACATGAATCTGAAGAGAATAATGGAAAATGAATATATTGCCTCTCATTACAATAGCAAGAAGCTAAATAACTACATCTCTATGTTCAAAATACTGATACAAAGCATACAATTCCAGATATATACTAACGTAGTGTGAAAGCCCCTTGCCTAAATTTTGATTCATATATTTCACATAATTATTGGCATGATGGTTCACTAGAAGCTTAGCTGTGGTAATTTGCATTACAAGATTTTGCAAAAGGAATTGACATTTAAAACGTTTTTCTCAGCAAAGCAAGCTTCACAGTTGACAGTTGTAGGCTATTGCTAAAGCAAACAAGAATTTGAATGTGCATACCGGAAGgttttcatgtatttcattAAGGTATTCAGGCCGTGATCCTGCCATGACAGCCAAGCTAGAGAGTATCACTTCAAGCTGCAAGGCTCACCTAACAGGATGTTGGTCTTAATTGGTCGTTCTTGATATAGTCGCTTAACCTAAATACTCAGGAATTATTGTTAATGGCTTTTCCCAATAAGAACCAAACCTGTTAAAATGTCGTTGTTCTTCAATTACTTTGATTATGAAAGATCAAAGATAAAAAtaccctctctctttttttaatattcagctCCATATTTCAACTGTGCGATGTTTATGTATCAGGAGCATTGCTCAGTGAATTGAGGCATAGTGTTAACTGTTAGAACCTCAAGCCTATATATTGTAACAGAGTTGGCTAAATATTTTGCTATGAAGCTTTTAATAACTTTCTGGTTTGTGTTCTTAAGACATTTgctattttttgaaataaaataaaacgtCTATCTACATATATCTGCTGTAAGACCTGTTTTTCCTCTATGATCTCAAATCTTCCATATCAAAGTATAATTAGGTATCACAACATTGTATGTAGCATTGAGCTTAATATATTAGACTGCTACTAGATATTTGGCTATGACTAATTGATTTCAATGACATCCCTACGCACGTAAaggctgaatatttttttcatgtaatgtGAAATGTATTTGATGTGGTTTTGATAGAAGgaagttttatataaaaagaacattttgttcttttagttTGATGGTAAGTATCcttataaaaatggaaaacactgTTAAAGACATGAATGATataagtttttatttccttaatagCTACTTTAAATCATAGCTTAAAAGACTGTTGATTTTATTGGGTACCATCATATGTGGGAACAGTGATGCTTTTGTAAGTACAGCAGGACATGAGCTTTGAATTTTAACATAGTTACCTGCTACTGAAAAATGTActcattttggaagaaaattacGCACTTGGGAGACCAAGGTAAAGCTACTGACTtaaagcaagaaattaaaatagcacTCTGCTGTtttattatataattttataatttatattttacattatttttattatataataGCAATCAAAAAGAAACTCTGCAGTTGCCAGACTAACTACAAAAATATTCCCAAATACctgaaaatggaatattttgttcagaaaattgCAGGATGgttgaggtgggaagggacctctggaggtcatcttgtctaacccccttgctcaagcaggaccgcctagagccagttgcccaggaccatgtccagacagcttctgaatgtctccagggatggagactccacaacctccctgggcaacctgtgccagtggtCGGTCACCCTCAGAATAAAAAcgtgtttcctgatgttcagagggaacctaccgtgtttcagtttgtacccattgcctctggtcctgtcactgggcaccacggTCTTTTCAGAGCCTGGCTCCTCCTTCATTTGCCCTCTCctttaggtatttatacacattgacaagatccccctgagccttctcttctccaggataaacagtcccagctctctcagcctttcctcataggtgagatgctccagtcccttatCATCTTTCTAGCCTTTCACAGGACTggctccagtatgtccatgtctctcttgtatcgaggagcccagcactgggCCCAGCACgccaggtgtggcctcaccagtgccgtgcagaggggaaggattaCCTCCCTTGAGGGTAATGTACGACCTCGCATCCTTCCATATTCCTTTGGTAGTTCCAACTCAAGCTCAAGTCAGGAAAACTTGTAGGCATTCGAAAGGCCTGAAGACTGGTCTTCACGTACAGAAGTCAGAAACTGCAGTAAGGCGAAGATGTCTGAACCCTTTACAATACATGGGGAGAGTTAGGAGCCTTAACAGTGGCCAAAATGGGCACCATGTACAGTTGGCAAGTAAGGTACTGGTGAACACGAGATCGTGTCTTAaactttaattgtatttttacgGTATAAATATTGTATTCAATCCGTTGCTGATCCAGttcacagactttttttttttaaatgtctttcattTCCGGCATTGATGCTCTGTGCAACCCCTCAGTGAATTGCTCTGGTACAACTGCAGGGTGAAAAAGAAGCCAAAGGCAGGAAGTTTTAAACTAGTTTTGTCATCAGAGAAAATAACTGTATAGCTACACCACAAGCTGTTTCATGGAACAAGAAGCTAAACCTTACATCTAGCCAGAGGAAATGTTATGGTATTGCATCCTTTGTATGTAATAActccaaaaagaaataatttggtcATGCAAGCAATGAGTTTGCTCCGTCCTCTGCCtaagactatttaaaaaatacattttccaccTCTCAGGTAAGCATCTTAATCTCTACTTATGGATTAAACTGATGTGGTCTGTCCCTCCCTCCTTGGCAACGCTGTTTCACTCTGCTCATTTATTGGGCAAGATTCATCAGGAAATAAAGAGCGTGACTCTGCCGTGACAGAGCAGAAACGTTGGCTTACATTGTCTCTTCCAGGATTACGTCTGTATTTTACATGAAATGGTTGGTGGATAAAATCCCTGAAAAAGGGACTGGATTCTTGCTGGGCTGGTATTTTAACTACTCCCCTGTGGAGCCCAGTTTACTCGCCCTGTGAGCCAATGAACCGAACCCTTCCACGCAGAGCAGCGCGGGGGTCGGCAGGAGGGACGGGCAGATGCTCCAGCTGCTCGGTTGCCAAGGGCTTAATGGATGGGAAGGTGTTGGCGTGGGGTTTCTCAGCAGCAAAAGGGCTTTGCCGTGGCGTTACTCATCCTGGTGGCTGCTCTAATGCTTGGCCTCTGTAAAGGATGGAAAGGCGAGCTGGCACCACCAGtctggttttgaaagaaaaagttaatgtTATAACTGAGCAGAGGTTTTGAGGCTGACAGTTTTGGAGGTAGGCATCTACATCTGTCCCACCTCATATATTAGATAGATAGCTAAATAATTGGTTTTGCAACCGTATCGGAGTGCCTTTCTCAGACCTAGAGCTGATTTTACTTATCCTCAAAACACAGCGTTTCTAGTCTTTTAGTTTCTGCTGAGTGACAtttgggaaataattttaaccTACAGCAGAAGTTTTCGCTCTGAAGAGCTTTTCAGGCAGCTTGCAGAATTCCTGGATTGCTGAAGTTCTTTCTTTCTATGAGTCTTTCTGACCCTTTCCAGGATCTTCTGCCTTCATCATTCCAACACTACcttcttttttgttaatttttcctACCAAATGTGGCATTATGATCAACCAGTAGAAATCTTTTAGCGAGACTGTGTATGTATACACAAGGATGCAAATGGAATAAATGGTCTATTATAATGTAGGAGTGCTTTGATTAGTATGATTTAGCTACTCAAGGGCAAGTTCATGCCCTTTGTTTAAACCTTTTCTAATTAAACTCAGGAGCAAATTAATTGCAGTTATCACAGTTATCAGATGTTTAACTTTCAGGTCACATTTATTAAGTCTTTCATCAATATTCTATGTATGGCGATGTTGAGTTGTTTTGTATTGTAGAACTCAGTGTTTCAACATCATTGGAGTATTTTATGCATTCAGCAAAGCCCAGGTTTTTAACAGTATTGTCTGAATGACAGCTGGCAGAATTACAACCCTGAGTCTTGTAAAGAGTGGAAATCTGATAGTtacaatgcttttattttagaataGTTTGTTGAAATTGAAATATAAGAACtcactgtgttaaaaaaaagcagtatgtcTAATCTGTTGTCTTGGTTCTCGTTCAGGTGGATAATGCTTTAGAGGAGACTAGTTTACAATCACTGTGAATTTTCCATAGGAAGAATCATAGAACGATTGTTGTCCCTTATCAGTTTTTATTCCAGCTAGTGTAATTATTCAGGACGGCATTCACAGAAACATCTATTCCATTTCTGGATCCCACTAAGCCCTTCGGTTTACTAATATTGTTTTTGCAAACTACTGCAGATTAATTATGAGTTGCCAATAGATATATTTCCCTTATCAGTTTGAAATTCTTATCAGCACTTCAATTTCATTGCAACAGCCAGCTGCtctcctattaaaaaaatacaccagGAATAACCTGATATCTGTTGTAAATATATTGATATTTCTGGGGGgttgtttttcatatttttaaagaaattaatcacCCTAGTTGCTCGGAGTTATCCTGTGATTCACTGTACAACTGGTTTAGCACTTCTTGTTCTCAGAATAGGTTCCTACTTTGTAGGCaatactgtatttgttttggCCTCTAATTACATGCTTTTTCACTGTTAATATTAAATTCTATTTCATTCCGGCCCATTAAGACAATTCAGTTTGCCTTCTGACCTCTTTCATGTTGATAGTACTTAGCTACTCAGGCCACACAGGCAATCGGTGCCGCCCGACAGGAGCACGTCTGTGCTTGGTGCCAAGGACCCGTTGTCCGTACTGGTTCCATTTCAGAGAGTTTACTTGGCCAGGTCCCGCCTGGGCTGGTTGAACTGAACATCCATTGGCGACTGGAACGTGTTTTATGCACCTGGAGGACATGTccccatttattttcctctgaacaGAGTCCAGTGCATGCTAGGAGATTGTTCTTTGACACGAAAAGTGTGGTACATGAAGCAACTCGgagatttgttttaaaggaacaCTATTGACCTGGAAAAAACTGCCAGTTTAGCCACACCCTTAATGACTTCTGAGAATTACATCAGCACAAATGTACATCTTTCTTAAATCTAATAATAAATGCCATTTGGTAAGATTAGTTCCATGCCAGATCCTTGAAAAACTCCACTAATTTCCTCCCTAAAGCCTTATTACATCCCTTACAAGCCCAGCTTGTCATCTCCTGATTTGATGGTTAATACTCAGcatatttttcctcctatttcCCTTCTCCAGCTTAGCTAATAATTTCACACGTGCTACTGTAcgaaatgctttgctgaaggcAGGGCAGATGAGATCTACTGCATATTTTgtcaagaaaattattatttcaaaaagagATATCGGTTTAGTGTGGTATGATCTATCTTTGGCACATCTGCTCAGCATCTtattctgtttctcattttcattcttgtaTTTAATTccttgttggtttgtttgtttttgtttttgttttttttttcccgaaGCCTTCTAATACTCAGATCACACCAGCAGGCTTGAGAGTGGACCGATaacttctcccttccttctttctgccaTTTCATAAATAGAGTTTAAAAGATTACTGCTTTTAATACACATTGCCTTGTCAGCTCAGTAGATGTACTGAAATTCCTTGCTATGATGTGTTTCACGTACCAATTTTTACAGGCTGCTGTAACAGAGATTACGTGCCCCAACACTGTGAGAGCATTCAGAGTTTGGATTTATCTTTCTCACAGGTGAGGATTTACGCAGCTTCCATTttcacactttctttttttccattttccacacTTTTCTATCTCccatttccagattttttttcctactggtCACCTTacctttcccccttttccaaTATAGTTAACCTAGCTGAAAAAATGCGGCAAAGTATTCAGTCAGTATATAGGCTTAATCTGGAACAAACCTGTCACTTGTAGTCAGTTTGGGggatttgtttcattttaaattggGTTAAAGGGTAGCTGGATGTGACACTTCACGCTTCGTGATGTGTTCCTACACCCACTGTCTGCTCCATTACATACGTTTCCTCACTACGTTTCCTTgcctgtgggatttttttggtttactTTTGCTGAGGTTGTCATTAATCCAGCTAGGTCTGGAATTCTCTTCAGAAGCTTCCTACAGTCGAGGTACACATTTGTGTGCTAGTGGTTTAAAATAACATCTGCCTTACCTAAGTGTCAAATCACCAGCCTTCTTATCTGGCTGGTTTCAATAACTACTTTTCTTGTGAAATTACCAAAACTTGGTCAGCTGAAACCAACACTTTACTTGCAATCCCACTGTAGTTTATCCTTTTTGTTTAAAGTTAATTGGATCAGCTCATGCGCACTTGAGTTTCTAGGAGCATCTTGTCTACGGCACACGCAGTGCTTAACAAAAGCCAGTCGGTATTTGCTACAGCGATTGTTTGTGGTAGACATCTGTTGGCTCTTCCGCCTTGGGATATCTCTGCTCAGTTGTCACAACCACCATTTGTTCACAgcctttttttctgggaaattaAGTTTTCTACAAGGCAAAGGTAAAAATTCAAGGTAAAGACAATATTTAGCTTTGTTAGCAATAACCAATATacctctgctttttatttcagtcttcacagggaaaaatatcCCTGTGCCTCCTAGCTACTTATCTGGACTGTCTGAAGGCCTTAAATATTAGTGCAATGTAATTCTGAAAACAGTGAGCCAAAACTGAATATCCAAGATGAGAGTATAACATTTAAAGGAATAGCTGtaatggaataaaatattttcagtattaacCTCTAGTTTCCTTTGTATCAtcacaaaatttcattttttagtcTGAACATACATTTCCATTGAGCTGGCTTCACTGAGATGTGGCTTGCTCTTCTGTGTAAGTGCGGTTAGTTTTGCAATGATCACAGTACAGAAGCGCTTCATATAACTCTTTCCAGGGTGcatttctcagcatttttcaGCAATAATTATCAATTCCGGCATGTTCTATTCTACCTTGAAGGAATATTGCTCCAATTTGTTGTGATTTCTGTCTTATTGTAGTCACTTGGTTTTCAAGGGTCTCAATGGACTCAAATAAAAGCCTGTGAATTGAAGCGTATGTAGATCAGCTGCTATTTTGCAGGGGGTGTACTATAGGTAATCTCATCTTGCACCTGTAGAGAACTCATTATCATTTTAACAGGAAGCACTCTGATATACAATGTGAGCATACTGTATTATCTCCAGCAAACAAGTGTTCTTTATTATCTCTTTATGGGGACTAGGAAGTGGATTAGACTTATAAGTTAATTGAGTGGCAGTACCCTTTGACTCTTGTGTAGAGGAGTCAGGTGGATACAATAGATTAGGAGCGGTTAGGAATTAATAAAACATACACTGGATTTTCATTAAACTATACTTTCTAAATCTGTATGCCTTATAACTAACACTGAAATGGAGGACTTGCTTATTGTCACAGAAAAAAGTCCAAGTCATTCTTCCAAGGAAGAAAACGCACCTGTTTCTTGTCCGCTGACTTTTTGaatgaatgtttttattcttaTAACATTGATATCTATCTCACTGTTATCTAGACTagcagttttgcaaagttttcatgCCTTTCCTTAATACTTCTTTtactctgtgttttccttttgcaggtAGGATAGGTTAGGGCAATTCCAGAAGCCATTAAGAACTCTCTGATATTTACGTCTGCACCGGCACCCCTCTACAGCGATGCTTTAGTCTGTGGTCTCATAATTGGCGTAAGATGACTAAATCTTGTCTGCCAAAATAAGGAACAGATTCTCCCTCCCTTCCATCTTCCCACCCTTTTCTACATGATCCTACTCCCTGAGCAGCTGTGGTCAGCCAGGTCaggaactgaaaacaaactcagcaaaaccagctacagcagcagcaactcaTTGCAGCAACCAACCAGCAGTAGCAACCAAGCAGTTTTCAGGTAGACCTGAGAGCCAGTCCGCTTCCAGACTTCCCTGCGTAAGCACAGAAGAAGAGCCAGGCTGCCGTGGTGGTGGAGTGGTTTCAGCTGGTTGTGAACCTCACCCTCTCTTCATAATATTGCAGTGACTCAGATGAATTCTGATTTTGGACAGAAGTCTAATGGTTTCTCGAGAAACCTAACGGGCTACCTGTGGTTTCTAATATCTGTTCTGGTAATGAATTCCTGCGAGTCTATGGAATACACATCTCTGATTTTCTGTCTGAATTTTCTCTTGTCATCTTTCAAACATCCCGTTTATTGGTGATTGTCTATGAATGAGCATGCCATTTGAAGAAATCAAAATCCTTTCctgaaaagagaacaaagtaTACTTGATAGGTATTATTGGTAAGCCATTTATTCACCTTCTGTTCTGTTGCTAAAGGTAGGCATGGGTGCTTCTTAATGACTGTATTTATAATAGTCAGTTACTTTCTCCTGTGAGATCTGTAGATCTTAATTAGTTGATGTTATAAGTAGCTTTCCAAGCCTaaggcagatggaaaaaaaaagtaccccTGAGCATGTCTGACTGATTATCAGAGTCGATTGAAAGGTTTATTTagttaattaaattatttcattttaatcatGTGCTAGATCCTATATGCATATGAGTTttacacacatatgtatatatgcatatacacgCAACATTTTTTATTGGATCTGGAAGGTGATCTACTTCAGAGCGTGCTACTTCAGAGCATTCTGCTTTTGTTGCTCAGCAGAGATAAAAAGCATGGTGCGAAGTGGGTGAAGAGAGGAAGATGCCTGTGTCCAAAATGCTGGGCTGCCTTCATCCATTCCTGCCTCAGTGAAAGTAAATGCAATATAAATCATTAAAGCAAAGAGttagaaaagtgagaaaattatTAATGAGATTAAAGAGCCGTAAAAAGGAGGCTAGCATCCCAAGTCAGAGTCTGGGAGGATGCAGGCTAATATATCACCAAATTGAGTCTTGAAGGATTCAGGCTACCACATTATCAaattatctcatttttaaaaagtaaggcGATGTCTCTGATTTTATCATTGTTGGAGAACAAATAAAAGGTTAGTGCACTGAATCACAAAGAGATCTGGCTGGCAGCAGACTTGGACAGTCCATTACAAACACACTTCTGCTGTTATCACACACTattaacaaaaaccaaaaaaccttaAGAAGGAATGACCTCCTTAATATGTGGTATAAAGCATTATTAAGATACATGTTTCCACATTCCCCATGGGAGAACTCATCGCTCTTTCCTTTTGACATCCTGGAACTGAAACTTGTGTGCTGACTCGAAACTGGTAAGGGCTACGGGACTCTACGACACATTTGCAGCCTCTTTGAGGCAGGTCTCTGAGAAGATCAGGGGCTGAGACTCCTTGCAGAGTTAATACTTATTAACATAAGGAGTGAATTCTGTGCAGTCGCACACCCTTTCTAGgttctcttcttcccttccctgacATTAGGAATGCGTATCACGGTAAAGAAACTCCGAGTATTTTCAGATATGCCGAAACCGGTCTCTGCCAGCATATTTAGGCTTTAGCAGcttgaaaggcatttaaacgCACCCATATTATAATAGAACAATGTTTTGCAACATTAAAGTTGGAATTTATGTAAGAAACAGCCACATAAGCCTCAGGCATAGTCCTTGCTTTCAAATGTGATCTGCAGATGAAAAGTTTCAGGTAAGGACGAGGTATAAGCCTCACCTGACACGGGCCAGGTAAATGGCTTGCAGAACTCCATGACATGTGATATACTAGCCTGGATCATGGCTATAAACTCGGTTTGGGGAAAGAAAGACTGTGCTTTTCACTGAATGAAACAGTTAATCACAGCTAACCTTATTTGCAAGGATATTATTCCCATTTGCTTTTGATAATATTGATGCTTAAAATGACTTTCACCACAGGTGCCAGGGTAAGCAATGCATGGCTGCTTGTGGCAAACACATACGCAGATCATGACCGCAGTCCAGCTgactttaattttcaaattttagtAAGTATGTACGGAAAAGAAAAACTACCTTTCGTTCAGTTTAAATTTCTTCATGTTATCTAAGAAAAGCTTTTGTACTTCATAAAATACAGATTCGGCATAAACAAGCACGTGCAATGGGACACAAAAGGATTTGCATTCCTTAAAACCTGAGCACGACGAGATGTGAAGAGGATACTGGCTTTCTTGAAAGGGGAAATTCAAGCTGCTGAAGTTGATAG
The DNA window shown above is from Grus americana isolate bGruAme1 chromosome 3, bGruAme1.mat, whole genome shotgun sequence and carries:
- the TMEM200A gene encoding transmembrane protein 200A; this translates as MIATGGVITGLAALKRQDSARSQQHVNLAAAPASEEKKPVRRRPRADVVIVRGKIRLYSPSGFFLVLGVLIAFLGIAMAILGYWPQKEQLLGSEDHLSVNETQVLRSQGSILLRFFEQHVHSDKMKMLGPFTMGIGIFIFICANAILHENRDKETKIIHMRDIYSTVIDIHTLRIKEQKQLSSAFTGLLGEGELRHSGSSCASRLAANTVASFSGFKSSFRMDSSAEEDEITLNEDRTAGSLLPPLLTEQSGSVFGLYPHSSKASDDKNTSSIKCETKSIVSSSISAFTLPVIKLNNCVIDEPSIDNITEDSEITRSRSRNLSMDSLPIPLTDTNESYRPAATVLPRHNSFVDTPSDQFKSSMTLGPSTGKLLSPGAARKQFGSNTSLHLLSSHSKSLDLDRGPSTLTVQAEQRKHPSWPRLDRSNSKGYMKLENKEDPMDRLLVPQAAVKKDFTNKEKLLMISRSHNNLSFEHDEFLSNNLKRGTSETRF